The proteins below come from a single Kosakonia sp. SMBL-WEM22 genomic window:
- a CDS encoding terminase — protein sequence MADKRTRSDSSTAAVQSMKNAAVDTIDPPSHAGLEKKAEPFWHDNIRSKALDSWTPADLLAAVELANNQLYITVLRKDLRKEERIRGEERNEALIKDLRKQIPELQRTILAQRRDLQIHSHATNGESRDQKKRNQNDRDARNTKNEHQNQDDNLIAFPKHG from the coding sequence ATGGCAGATAAACGAACGCGTTCCGACAGTTCGACGGCGGCGGTTCAGTCCATGAAAAATGCAGCAGTGGACACCATTGATCCGCCGTCCCATGCAGGTTTGGAAAAAAAAGCCGAACCATTCTGGCATGACAATATCAGATCGAAAGCTCTGGACAGCTGGACGCCAGCAGACCTGCTTGCCGCTGTAGAACTGGCAAATAATCAGCTCTATATCACCGTTTTGCGTAAGGATTTGCGTAAAGAAGAGCGCATACGCGGCGAAGAACGGAATGAGGCGCTCATTAAAGATCTCCGCAAGCAAATCCCGGAGTTGCAGCGAACTATTCTGGCCCAGCGCCGTGACCTCCAGATTCACTCTCACGCCACCAATGGTGAAAGCCGGGACCAGAAGAAACGCAATCAGAACGATCGTGATGCACGAAATACCAAAAACGAGCATCAGAACCAGGACGACAACCTGATCGCCTTTCCCAAGCATGGATAA
- a CDS encoding type V toxin-antitoxin system endoribonuclease antitoxin GhoS, translating into MTSYTVRVELHDADGSDYDDLHDEMAKQGFSKTIFLNGVEHDLPTAEYSLIEKGTTSKAVLNRAVAAAKAVQPTPKPSIVVTETEKPRMTSGLPKTK; encoded by the coding sequence ATGACAAGTTACACAGTTCGCGTCGAGCTGCATGATGCTGATGGTAGCGATTACGATGATCTACATGATGAAATGGCTAAGCAGGGTTTTTCAAAAACTATTTTTTTGAATGGTGTGGAGCACGATCTCCCAACTGCAGAATACTCATTGATCGAAAAAGGTACTACTTCGAAAGCTGTTTTAAATAGAGCTGTAGCAGCTGCCAAGGCAGTACAGCCAACCCCCAAGCCTTCAATCGTCGTTACGGAAACTGAAAAGCCACGAATGACTTCGGGATTGCCTAAGACTAAATAA
- a CDS encoding head-tail connector protein, producing the protein MAIDVLDVISLKLFKQQIEFEEDDRDDLITLYAQAAFDYCYRWCDEPAWKIASDIPAAVKAAVLLSFADMFEHRTAQSETQLYTNAAAERMMFIHRNWRGKAEATLEGGS; encoded by the coding sequence ATGGCGATAGATGTTCTGGACGTGATTAGCCTTAAATTGTTTAAGCAGCAGATTGAGTTTGAAGAGGATGACCGTGATGATCTGATTACCCTCTATGCCCAGGCTGCTTTCGATTACTGTTACCGCTGGTGCGATGAGCCTGCCTGGAAGATTGCTTCTGATATTCCCGCGGCCGTTAAAGCTGCCGTCCTGTTGAGCTTTGCAGACATGTTCGAACACCGCACCGCGCAGAGCGAGACCCAGCTTTATACAAACGCCGCCGCTGAACGCATGATGTTCATTCACCGCAACTGGCGTGGAAAAGCTGAAGCAACTCTGGAGGGCGGCAGCTGA
- a CDS encoding phage major capsid protein has protein sequence MSELAQIQQAIEKSQQEMSQLFEAQKAEIQSTGVVSKQLQADLVKVQEELTKSGTRLFDLEQKLASGAENPGEKKSFSERAAEELQKSWNGSKGSFEAKTFNKSLGSDAASAGSLIQPMQVPGIIMPGLRRLTIRDLLAQGRISSNSLEYVREEVFTNNADVVAEKALKPESDITFSKQTANVKTIAHWVQASRQVMDDAPMLQSYVNNRLMYGLALKEEGQLLNGDGSGDNLEGLNKVATAYDTGLNAAGDTRADIIAHAIYQVTESEFSASGIVLNPRDWHNIALLKDSEGRYLFGGPQAFTSNIMWGLPVVPTKAQAAGTFTVGGFDMASQVWDRMDATVEVSREDRDNFVKNMLTILCEERLALAHYRPTAIIKGTFSSGS, from the coding sequence ATGTCTGAACTCGCTCAAATTCAACAAGCTATCGAAAAATCTCAGCAGGAAATGTCACAGCTTTTCGAAGCTCAGAAAGCTGAAATCCAAAGCACCGGCGTGGTGTCGAAACAGTTGCAGGCCGACCTGGTAAAAGTACAGGAAGAACTGACCAAATCCGGCACCCGCCTTTTCGATCTGGAGCAGAAGCTGGCATCGGGCGCAGAAAATCCGGGGGAAAAGAAATCCTTCTCCGAGCGCGCGGCGGAAGAACTGCAGAAGTCCTGGAATGGCAGCAAAGGCAGCTTCGAAGCGAAAACCTTTAACAAATCCCTCGGCAGCGATGCGGCATCAGCAGGTAGCCTGATCCAGCCGATGCAGGTGCCGGGCATTATCATGCCGGGCCTGCGCCGCCTGACCATCCGTGACCTGTTAGCTCAGGGCCGCATTTCCAGTAATTCCCTGGAATACGTTCGCGAAGAGGTGTTTACAAATAACGCCGACGTGGTGGCCGAGAAGGCGCTCAAGCCTGAATCGGATATCACCTTCAGCAAACAGACTGCGAACGTTAAAACTATCGCTCACTGGGTACAGGCATCGCGTCAGGTAATGGACGATGCGCCTATGCTGCAGTCATACGTCAACAACCGTCTCATGTACGGACTGGCACTTAAGGAAGAGGGCCAGTTGCTCAATGGTGATGGCAGCGGTGATAACCTCGAAGGCCTGAACAAAGTAGCAACCGCATACGACACCGGGCTCAATGCTGCAGGTGACACCCGCGCGGACATTATCGCTCATGCTATTTACCAGGTGACCGAGTCCGAATTCAGCGCATCAGGTATCGTCCTGAACCCGCGCGACTGGCACAACATCGCGCTGCTGAAGGACAGCGAAGGTCGCTATCTGTTCGGTGGACCTCAGGCCTTCACCAGCAACATCATGTGGGGCCTTCCGGTTGTCCCGACCAAGGCGCAGGCGGCCGGTACCTTCACCGTTGGTGGTTTCGATATGGCATCTCAGGTGTGGGATCGCATGGATGCCACTGTGGAGGTCAGCCGCGAAGACCGTGATAACTTCGTGAAAAACATGCTTACCATCCTGTGTGAAGAGCGCCTGGCGCTGGCGCACTATCGCCCGACAGCAATCATCAAGGGCACTTTCTCTTCAGGCTCATGA
- a CDS encoding DUF3168 domain-containing protein: MTEADVYSLIGALADGQVYPGVVPLNTQGEPAVAPPWITFTLVVQTYGDTFCGPAEEDTALQVDVYASSVDEARALREQAIAALTPLGFTRMSKTGGYEPETGLRRATAEVHVLQ; encoded by the coding sequence ATGACCGAGGCCGACGTTTACTCGCTGATCGGCGCGCTGGCCGACGGACAGGTTTACCCCGGCGTGGTTCCGCTTAACACCCAGGGTGAACCGGCAGTTGCGCCGCCGTGGATCACATTCACGCTGGTGGTTCAGACCTATGGCGACACCTTCTGCGGTCCGGCGGAGGAAGACACAGCCCTGCAGGTGGATGTTTACGCGTCTTCAGTGGATGAAGCCCGCGCGTTGCGTGAACAGGCGATCGCCGCATTGACGCCGCTGGGATTCACCCGCATGAGCAAGACCGGCGGTTACGAGCCCGAAACAGGCCTGCGCCGTGCAACGGCAGAAGTCCACGTACTTCAGTAA
- a CDS encoding HK97 family phage prohead protease codes for MPEIVKTLSFDETEIKFTGDGKQGIFEGYASVFNNTDSDGDIILPGAFKSALTNQTRKVAMFFNHKTWELPVGKWDSLAEDEKGLYVRGQLTPGHSGATDLKAAMQHGTVEGMSVGFSVAKDDYTIMPTGRIFKNIQALREISVCTFPANELAGVAAMKSLDGIETIRDVENWLRDSVGLTKSQAVGLIARFKSAIRSESGGDKNEAEINALLQSIKSFPSNLGN; via the coding sequence ATGCCTGAGATCGTAAAAACGCTGTCTTTCGACGAGACAGAAATCAAGTTCACTGGTGACGGGAAGCAGGGCATTTTCGAAGGGTACGCTTCGGTTTTCAATAACACCGATTCTGACGGCGATATCATCCTGCCCGGTGCCTTTAAAAGCGCGCTGACTAACCAGACACGAAAAGTGGCAATGTTCTTCAACCATAAAACATGGGAATTACCGGTTGGGAAGTGGGACAGCCTCGCCGAGGACGAGAAAGGCCTGTATGTGCGAGGTCAACTTACTCCAGGACACAGCGGGGCCACAGATCTGAAAGCAGCAATGCAGCACGGCACGGTTGAAGGTATGTCTGTCGGTTTTTCCGTTGCTAAAGATGATTACACCATTATGCCGACCGGTCGCATTTTCAAAAATATCCAGGCGTTGCGAGAAATCAGCGTCTGCACGTTCCCCGCCAACGAACTGGCTGGTGTCGCCGCTATGAAAAGCCTCGATGGCATTGAAACGATTCGTGATGTGGAGAACTGGCTGAGGGATTCAGTTGGGCTCACCAAATCACAGGCAGTTGGGCTGATAGCCCGGTTTAAGTCAGCGATTCGGAGCGAGTCCGGGGGCGACAAAAACGAAGCAGAAATCAACGCTCTTCTTCAGAGCATTAAATCTTTTCCTTCTAATTTAGGTAATTAA
- a CDS encoding HNH endonuclease signature motif containing protein, with product MKEPRVYGSRWDKARLRFLQQHPLCVMCEQQGRITPATIVDHIEPHKLKDALRSGNALEISKAQLLFWSKENWQPLCKAHHDSTKQRMEKSGSVIGCDASGYPLDPASHWSK from the coding sequence ATGAAAGAACCTCGTGTATATGGCAGTCGATGGGATAAGGCCCGACTTCGTTTCCTACAGCAGCACCCGCTCTGTGTGATGTGCGAGCAGCAGGGGCGCATAACACCAGCAACGATTGTTGACCATATCGAACCCCACAAACTCAAAGATGCGCTCAGGTCCGGCAACGCGCTGGAAATATCTAAAGCACAGCTCCTCTTCTGGAGTAAAGAGAACTGGCAGCCACTCTGCAAAGCGCATCATGATTCAACTAAACAGAGGATGGAGAAGAGCGGTTCAGTCATTGGCTGTGATGCCAGCGGCTATCCTCTCGACCCGGCCTCTCACTGGAGCAAGTGA
- a CDS encoding terminase TerL endonuclease subunit has translation MTRGERVIAFIERFCIVPEGKLIGQPMRLDPFQKDFILDLYDNPAGTDMAILSLARKNGKTGLIAGILLAHLVGPEAVQNTQIVSGALSREQAAIVFNLAVKMVNLNPKLQEIVHITPSGKKLIGLPCNVEYKALSAEGKTTHGLSPILAILDETGQVKGPQDDFIDAITTAQGAHENPLLIVISTQAANDADLLSIWIDDAIRSKDPHIVCHVYEAPKDADISKRESWLAANPALGTFRSEKDMARQAEKAGRMPSFENTFRNLNLNQRVSTVSPFISRNVWELCGEMPINTPRKWYAGLDLSARNDLTALVIAGEADDGVWDVFPFFWTPQKTLEERTKTDRAPYDVWVREGLLRTTPGASVDYSFVVAGIAEIIGDFDLASMAFDRWRIDQFRKDADAIGLNLPLIEFGQGFKDMGPAVDTLESLMLNGRVRHGMHPVLTMCAVNAVVVKDAAGNRKLDKSKATGRIDGMVAMTMSVGAANGEVTEQGGDFDDFIFRPLSM, from the coding sequence ATGACGCGAGGTGAGCGTGTAATAGCGTTCATCGAGCGCTTTTGCATCGTGCCGGAAGGCAAGCTTATTGGCCAGCCAATGCGGCTGGATCCCTTCCAGAAAGATTTCATCCTGGATCTTTACGACAATCCTGCCGGAACCGATATGGCGATCCTTAGTCTCGCCAGAAAAAACGGTAAGACAGGTTTAATTGCCGGAATCTTGCTGGCTCACCTGGTGGGGCCTGAAGCGGTGCAGAACACCCAGATTGTCAGCGGTGCACTCAGCCGGGAACAGGCGGCCATCGTTTTTAACCTCGCAGTGAAGATGGTTAACCTGAACCCCAAGCTGCAGGAGATTGTGCATATTACGCCAAGCGGCAAAAAGCTGATTGGTTTGCCCTGTAACGTCGAATACAAGGCCTTATCAGCTGAGGGTAAGACCACTCATGGTCTGTCGCCTATTCTGGCCATTCTTGATGAAACAGGACAGGTGAAAGGGCCGCAAGATGATTTTATCGATGCAATAACTACCGCGCAGGGGGCGCACGAAAACCCGCTGCTGATCGTTATCAGCACGCAGGCGGCAAACGATGCAGACCTGCTGAGCATCTGGATTGATGATGCTATCAGATCGAAAGATCCGCACATCGTCTGCCACGTTTACGAAGCGCCAAAAGACGCCGATATCAGTAAACGCGAGTCCTGGCTGGCTGCGAACCCGGCGCTGGGAACCTTCAGATCAGAAAAAGACATGGCACGCCAGGCCGAGAAAGCAGGCCGAATGCCAAGCTTCGAAAACACCTTCCGAAACCTCAACCTCAATCAGCGCGTGTCTACCGTATCGCCGTTTATCTCCCGCAACGTGTGGGAGCTTTGCGGGGAGATGCCAATTAATACGCCGAGGAAGTGGTACGCGGGGCTGGATCTGTCAGCCAGGAACGACTTAACGGCGCTGGTTATCGCTGGTGAAGCGGATGATGGTGTCTGGGATGTTTTCCCCTTCTTCTGGACACCTCAAAAGACGCTTGAAGAGCGAACCAAAACGGACCGCGCACCCTATGACGTCTGGGTGAGAGAGGGGTTGCTGCGCACCACACCAGGCGCTTCGGTGGATTACTCATTCGTCGTTGCGGGTATCGCTGAAATTATCGGTGATTTCGACCTTGCCTCGATGGCTTTTGACCGCTGGCGAATTGACCAGTTCAGGAAAGATGCTGATGCCATTGGCCTGAACCTCCCGCTGATCGAGTTTGGCCAGGGCTTTAAGGATATGGGGCCAGCTGTAGACACGCTGGAGTCTCTGATGCTTAACGGGCGCGTCAGGCATGGCATGCACCCTGTATTAACGATGTGCGCCGTGAATGCGGTGGTGGTGAAAGATGCTGCTGGCAACCGTAAGCTCGACAAATCCAAAGCAACGGGCCGTATTGATGGCATGGTCGCAATGACGATGTCCGTTGGTGCTGCTAATGGGGAAGTTACCGAGCAGGGTGGTGACTTCGATGACTTCATTTTCCGACCGCTGAGCATGTGA
- a CDS encoding phage tail assembly chaperone, whose amino-acid sequence MSIKELALAKHSGFRHKTVTVPEWGGVNVVLREPSGEAWLRWQEIAGTDIRAEELSVSERANRNLRADVALFLDVLCDEDKQQVFTRDDEEEVRAIYGPVHSRLLKQALDLIASGDDAREKSPPPVLNS is encoded by the coding sequence ATGTCCATTAAAGAGCTTGCCCTGGCGAAACACTCCGGGTTTCGTCATAAAACCGTCACTGTGCCCGAATGGGGCGGTGTGAATGTTGTTCTGCGCGAGCCATCCGGTGAAGCCTGGCTGCGCTGGCAGGAGATCGCCGGAACCGATATCAGGGCTGAAGAGCTTTCGGTGTCGGAGCGCGCGAACCGTAACCTGCGCGCTGATGTCGCGCTTTTTCTCGATGTGCTCTGCGACGAGGACAAGCAGCAGGTTTTTACCCGGGACGATGAAGAGGAAGTGCGTGCCATCTATGGCCCCGTGCATTCCCGTCTGCTTAAACAGGCACTCGATCTGATCGCATCCGGGGATGATGCCCGGGAAAAGTCGCCACCCCCGGTGTTAAATTCCTGA
- a CDS encoding glycosyltransferase family 2 protein, translated as MDVIIDGVPYAPASAPTTSRIGIAISTHNRAGVLSQALEHHLRHFPAGALVVAVDDGSQPPAVVPAGVNLIRHDKSLGIVASKNASLTALMDAGCEHLFLWDDDAWPIADGWWLPYIESPEPHLSYQFLDLAGARKLNDIAVLYRDDQHIAYTGQRGVMLYYHRSAIERVGGFDPIYGRGMYEHSDLALRIHNAGLTSWAFADVVGSEKLIHSLDEHELVERSVPRPDREEQVKRNVRIHNERRDTGYTGYAPYRPQRNVVITTLLTSEPDPQRGTRMTASPDLLAKWAASLRGCKRVVLADELANAPADVELCRAPAVKMNVYFRRWLHIWQHLRDHPEYHFVWCTDGTDVEMIREPWSDMVPGKVYVGSEPKTYADAWARQHHPERIYQDFLDEHRDDVMLNAGLLGGLRTDVMEFAHGIVRLYYLLECHRFWKTEKATAAVGDMLAFGIVAKRFGDRIVTGPQVHTIFKSNGIGKECAFWKHK; from the coding sequence ATGGATGTAATCATTGATGGTGTCCCGTATGCACCTGCCAGCGCGCCAACCACCAGCCGTATCGGCATAGCCATTTCAACACATAATCGCGCTGGCGTACTCAGCCAGGCGCTGGAGCATCATCTTCGACATTTCCCTGCCGGCGCGCTGGTGGTTGCCGTTGATGACGGTTCACAGCCACCAGCGGTGGTTCCAGCTGGCGTTAACCTGATCCGGCACGATAAATCGCTGGGTATTGTGGCCTCGAAGAACGCCAGTCTTACCGCGCTGATGGATGCCGGGTGTGAGCATCTCTTCCTGTGGGACGATGACGCATGGCCGATTGCTGATGGCTGGTGGCTGCCTTACATCGAGTCACCCGAGCCGCACTTAAGTTATCAGTTCCTCGATCTGGCTGGCGCCCGCAAGCTTAACGATATCGCGGTGCTGTATCGCGACGATCAGCATATTGCCTACACCGGCCAGCGCGGCGTGATGCTTTATTACCATCGCAGCGCCATCGAGCGTGTCGGCGGATTTGACCCGATTTACGGCCGCGGCATGTATGAGCACAGCGATCTCGCCCTGCGCATCCACAATGCCGGACTAACGTCGTGGGCGTTCGCTGATGTGGTCGGTTCTGAAAAGTTGATTCATTCCCTCGATGAGCATGAGCTGGTGGAGCGTTCGGTGCCACGCCCGGATCGGGAAGAGCAGGTTAAGCGCAACGTCAGGATTCACAATGAACGGCGGGACACCGGATATACCGGCTACGCCCCGTATCGCCCTCAACGCAATGTAGTGATCACCACGCTGCTGACCAGTGAGCCTGACCCGCAGCGCGGTACCAGAATGACTGCCTCACCTGACCTGCTGGCGAAGTGGGCTGCATCATTGCGCGGTTGCAAACGGGTTGTGCTGGCTGATGAGCTGGCTAACGCACCGGCAGATGTCGAACTTTGTCGCGCTCCTGCCGTAAAGATGAACGTTTACTTCCGGCGCTGGCTTCATATCTGGCAGCACCTTCGCGATCACCCTGAGTATCATTTCGTCTGGTGTACTGACGGTACCGATGTCGAAATGATCCGCGAGCCGTGGTCGGATATGGTGCCGGGCAAGGTGTATGTCGGCTCTGAACCAAAGACCTACGCCGATGCCTGGGCACGCCAGCACCACCCGGAGCGAATCTATCAGGACTTCCTCGACGAGCATCGCGACGATGTGATGCTGAATGCCGGCCTGCTTGGCGGCCTGCGCACTGACGTGATGGAGTTTGCGCACGGCATAGTGCGGCTGTATTACCTGCTGGAGTGTCACCGCTTCTGGAAGACGGAGAAAGCAACGGCAGCGGTCGGCGATATGCTGGCGTTTGGCATTGTGGCTAAACGCTTTGGCGATCGCATCGTGACAGGGCCGCAGGTGCACACCATTTTCAAATCTAATGGCATCGGTAAGGAGTGCGCCTTTTGGAAGCACAAGTGA
- a CDS encoding DUF4035 domain-containing protein — protein sequence MSLALRMGRTLSELRQSMTASEMLMWIEYDRISPVGDIRGDIQAAQIVSAVYGSQGAKVPLTDAILQWGGEEQQTDKDPFAGLEEALTEATK from the coding sequence ATGTCGCTTGCGCTCCGTATGGGGCGCACGCTTTCAGAACTCAGGCAGAGCATGACGGCCAGTGAAATGCTGATGTGGATTGAATACGACAGGATAAGTCCGGTCGGCGATATCCGCGGGGATATTCAGGCGGCGCAGATCGTCTCGGCCGTATATGGCTCGCAGGGTGCAAAAGTGCCGTTAACTGATGCCATTCTGCAGTGGGGGGGAGAAGAGCAGCAAACAGACAAGGATCCGTTTGCCGGGCTTGAGGAGGCGCTTACAGAGGCAACTAAGTGA
- a CDS encoding phage head closure protein produces MEPGRFRHRVTIQNSTKGRTPSGQPVEEWHDIAVGCPAEIKAISGRELIASGAEKAEATVRVWMRFRSDITAASRLLCTSGPLKGVILDVSGTPVPNSNGTRLEILCKQGVKP; encoded by the coding sequence ATGGAACCCGGAAGATTTCGCCACCGAGTAACGATACAGAACTCAACTAAAGGGAGAACGCCATCTGGTCAGCCAGTAGAAGAATGGCACGACATTGCTGTGGGCTGCCCGGCTGAAATAAAGGCAATCAGCGGAAGGGAGTTAATAGCTTCCGGTGCCGAAAAGGCTGAGGCCACTGTTCGTGTCTGGATGCGTTTTAGATCCGACATTACAGCAGCGTCTCGTCTTTTATGCACCAGTGGACCGCTTAAAGGCGTGATTCTTGATGTTTCTGGTACACCCGTACCCAACAGTAACGGAACACGACTGGAAATACTCTGCAAGCAGGGGGTAAAACCATGA
- a CDS encoding phage portal protein, translated as MEEPKYTIDLRTNNGWWARLQSWFVGGRLVTPNQGSQTGPVSAHGHLGDSSINDERILQISTVWRCVSLISTLTSCLPLDVFETDQNDNRKKVDLSNPLARLLRYSPNQYMTAQEFREAMTMQLCFYGNAYALVDRNSAGDVISLLPLQSANMDVKLDGKKVVYRYQRDSEYANFSQREIFHLKGFGFTGLVGLSPIAFACKSAGVAVAMEDQQRDFFANGAKSPQILSTGEKVLTEQQRSQVEDNFKEIAGGPVKKRLWILEAGFSTSAIGVTPQDAEMMASRKFQVSELARFFGVPPHLVGDVEKSTSWGSGIEQQNLGFLQYTLQPYISRWENSIQRWLIQAKDVGRFHAEHNLDGLLRGDSASRAAFMKAMGEAGLRTINEMRRTDNLPPLPGGDVAMRQSQYVPITDLGTNKEPRNDGV; from the coding sequence ATGGAAGAACCTAAATACACGATTGACCTGCGAACCAATAATGGCTGGTGGGCAAGGCTGCAGTCCTGGTTTGTCGGCGGGCGTTTAGTCACCCCAAATCAGGGCTCCCAGACGGGGCCCGTTTCGGCACACGGGCACCTGGGCGATTCATCCATTAACGATGAACGGATACTACAAATTTCGACGGTGTGGCGCTGCGTGAGCCTGATTTCAACGCTCACCTCATGCCTCCCGCTTGACGTTTTTGAAACTGACCAGAACGACAACCGTAAAAAAGTTGATTTGAGCAATCCGCTGGCGCGACTGCTGCGCTACTCGCCGAATCAGTACATGACCGCCCAGGAATTCAGGGAGGCTATGACGATGCAGCTCTGTTTTTACGGTAATGCTTATGCGCTGGTGGACCGGAACAGCGCGGGGGACGTAATCAGCCTTCTCCCGCTCCAGTCAGCCAATATGGATGTAAAACTTGACGGTAAAAAGGTGGTTTATCGCTATCAGCGCGACAGCGAATACGCCAACTTTTCCCAGAGAGAGATTTTTCACCTTAAAGGCTTCGGCTTTACCGGTCTGGTCGGCCTGTCACCCATCGCTTTTGCCTGTAAATCGGCAGGTGTGGCAGTGGCGATGGAGGACCAGCAGCGAGATTTCTTTGCTAATGGCGCTAAGTCTCCGCAAATCCTCTCAACCGGCGAAAAAGTGTTAACTGAGCAGCAGCGATCTCAGGTCGAAGATAATTTCAAAGAGATTGCCGGCGGCCCGGTTAAAAAACGCCTCTGGATTCTTGAAGCGGGGTTTTCAACCTCGGCAATTGGCGTAACGCCTCAGGATGCAGAAATGATGGCGTCAAGGAAGTTTCAGGTCAGCGAACTGGCACGATTCTTTGGTGTACCGCCCCACCTTGTCGGGGACGTTGAGAAGTCAACGAGCTGGGGCTCTGGCATAGAGCAACAAAATCTTGGTTTCCTGCAATATACGCTACAGCCCTATATCTCCCGCTGGGAAAACAGCATACAGCGATGGCTAATTCAGGCCAAAGACGTTGGTCGTTTTCACGCTGAGCATAACCTTGACGGCCTGTTGAGAGGTGATTCTGCTTCCCGCGCCGCGTTCATGAAGGCTATGGGAGAGGCCGGCCTTCGCACCATCAACGAGATGCGACGAACTGACAACCTTCCGCCATTGCCGGGCGGCGATGTGGCAATGCGGCAATCGCAATATGTGCCAATCACCGATTTAGGAACCAACAAAGAGCCCCGCAATGACGGGGTTTAA
- a CDS encoding HK97-gp10 family putative phage morphogenesis protein: MIGTNLDFSGLLDLSEDLATLSKAENRKVMRDATRAGATIFKDEAVSRAPVKTGKLKKNIVVLTQRERNGAISSGVHIRGTNPRTGASDKTMKASDPRNAYYWRFIEMGTSTMPPVPFVRPAYEAREEDAVNAAFAEANAAIDRVLSK, encoded by the coding sequence ATGATCGGCACTAACCTTGATTTCTCCGGCCTGCTCGATTTGTCGGAAGATCTCGCCACGCTCAGCAAAGCGGAAAACCGCAAGGTAATGCGCGATGCCACGCGTGCCGGGGCAACCATTTTCAAAGATGAAGCTGTAAGCCGCGCGCCGGTGAAAACGGGGAAACTCAAAAAGAATATCGTCGTACTGACGCAGCGTGAGCGCAACGGGGCGATCTCTTCCGGTGTTCATATACGCGGTACCAACCCGCGCACCGGCGCCAGCGACAAGACGATGAAAGCCAGCGATCCGCGTAATGCCTACTACTGGCGCTTTATCGAAATGGGTACCTCGACCATGCCGCCCGTGCCGTTCGTCAGACCTGCCTATGAGGCGCGTGAAGAGGATGCGGTAAACGCCGCGTTCGCCGAAGCCAATGCGGCGATCGACAGGGTGCTTTCAAAATGA